The following coding sequences are from one Pigmentibacter sp. JX0631 window:
- a CDS encoding biotin carboxylase N-terminal domain-containing protein, translating into MKKLVIANRGEIARRIFRAAKQRNYSVAVISTEEDSDSLVCKEADCILFVSSFLNATEIVNAAKKWGADLLHPGYGFLSENSKFAEQVELAGIAFVGPTPQNMYAMGSKESAKNMAKKCGVPTLNALLSEDLSKLSPSEWQNELKHRNIFSPFLVKASGGGGGRGMRIVDDVLELPNAIKRASEEAKAAFNDGTVFIERYLTAPRHIEIQVFGDGKGGGVFFGERECSLQRRHQKVMEEAPSTHVNKELREKMGRASLSLVKETKYRGAGTLEFLLDENSNFYFLEMNTRLQVEHPVTENAYQIDLVHAQFDLAEGVWPEQFPNPNEFHLLDPKQVSIEARILAEDPRNQFLPTPGRIKLYIEPESSGVRVDSGIIEGARINSNYDSMISKLIVTAPNRALAIEKMSAALENYVILGCTTNLPFLQNIVRHPDFLVGNESTHWIAKELDLLNQKIIPNCLIELVTSKKFRELLVNILNGEIKQSKINNAFSNQAKCLPNLKGLSAEKEFSDFKIIREPENNKFYLLGNSIDSLLSSIKEVKNSYSFNLKKLIFNSNYTKQNRIPFYAKRLNSEVIQINFFGEYLNIKCPFYELSIVNKNHTGSGEICAPMAGKVIEVLIKEGQLVEAGQVLFIVESMKMQLEVKASGNGKVTNVLVEQGKILSGTDIMAMIALD; encoded by the coding sequence ATGAAAAAACTGGTTATTGCAAATAGAGGCGAAATTGCTAGAAGAATTTTTAGAGCAGCAAAGCAAAGAAATTATTCCGTGGCAGTCATTAGTACTGAAGAAGATTCTGATTCATTAGTTTGTAAAGAAGCTGACTGTATTCTTTTTGTATCAAGTTTTTTGAATGCAACTGAAATTGTAAATGCTGCTAAAAAATGGGGAGCAGATTTATTACACCCTGGCTATGGTTTTCTCTCTGAAAATTCTAAGTTTGCTGAACAAGTTGAACTTGCTGGAATTGCTTTTGTTGGACCGACTCCGCAAAATATGTATGCTATGGGAAGTAAAGAATCAGCAAAAAATATGGCAAAAAAATGTGGTGTCCCGACATTAAATGCTTTGTTGTCAGAAGATTTAAGTAAATTATCTCCATCTGAGTGGCAAAATGAATTAAAACACAGAAATATTTTTTCTCCATTTTTAGTTAAAGCAAGTGGAGGTGGTGGCGGTCGAGGCATGCGAATTGTTGATGATGTTCTCGAATTGCCAAATGCTATCAAAAGAGCTTCTGAAGAAGCAAAAGCAGCATTTAATGATGGAACAGTCTTTATAGAACGTTACCTAACTGCTCCGAGACATATTGAAATTCAAGTGTTTGGAGATGGAAAAGGTGGTGGCGTTTTTTTTGGTGAAAGAGAATGTTCTTTACAGAGAAGACATCAAAAAGTAATGGAAGAAGCGCCTTCTACCCATGTTAATAAAGAATTAAGAGAAAAAATGGGAAGAGCATCATTATCGTTAGTTAAGGAAACTAAATATCGTGGTGCAGGTACTTTAGAATTTTTATTAGATGAAAATTCTAATTTTTATTTTTTAGAGATGAATACTCGTTTGCAAGTTGAACATCCTGTGACAGAAAATGCTTATCAAATAGATCTCGTGCATGCACAATTCGATTTAGCAGAGGGTGTTTGGCCTGAGCAATTTCCTAATCCAAATGAATTTCATTTACTAGATCCAAAGCAAGTTTCAATTGAAGCGCGCATTTTAGCTGAAGATCCCAGAAATCAATTTTTACCAACTCCTGGTAGAATTAAACTCTATATTGAACCAGAATCTTCTGGAGTGAGAGTAGATTCTGGAATCATTGAAGGTGCTAGAATAAATTCAAATTATGATTCCATGATTTCTAAATTAATTGTTACTGCTCCAAATCGAGCTTTAGCAATAGAAAAAATGTCTGCTGCTTTAGAAAATTATGTTATCTTAGGCTGCACAACTAATTTACCTTTCCTCCAAAATATAGTTCGGCATCCCGATTTTTTGGTAGGGAATGAATCCACGCATTGGATAGCTAAAGAGCTAGATCTATTAAATCAAAAAATAATACCAAATTGTTTAATTGAACTCGTAACTTCAAAAAAATTTAGAGAATTATTAGTTAATATTTTAAACGGAGAAATCAAGCAATCAAAAATAAACAATGCATTTAGTAATCAGGCAAAATGCTTACCAAATTTAAAAGGTTTATCTGCCGAAAAAGAATTTAGTGATTTCAAAATTATAAGAGAACCTGAAAATAATAAATTTTATCTTCTTGGAAATTCTATTGATTCTTTGCTTTCTTCAATAAAAGAAGTTAAAAACTCCTATTCCTTCAATTTAAAAAAACTTATTTTTAATTCAAATTATACTAAACAAAATAGAATACCATTTTATGCAAAAAGACTTAATTCTGAAGTAATCCAAATTAATTTTTTTGGTGAATATTTAAATATAAAATGTCCTTTTTATGAACTTAGTATCGTTAATAAAAATCATACTGGTAGTGGCGAAATTTGTGCTCCTATGGCAGGTAAAGTAATTGAGGTTCTTATCAAAGAAGGACAACTGGTTGAAGCTGGTCAAGTTCTTTTTATTGTTGAGTCAATGAAGATGCAATTGGAAGTAAAGGCATCAGGAAATGGTAAAGTAACAAATGTTTTAGTTGAACAGGGGAAAATTTTATCAGGAACAGATATTATGGCTATGATAGCATTAGACTAA
- a CDS encoding DUF444 family protein: MQMKMETDVNRFRKIVRGKIKDNLKRFISSGELIGRQGNKQVSIPLPRIDLPRFEFGGNQQRGVGQGDGEPGDPVGQGQQQPGEGEAGQNPGEHSMEVDVSLDELAGILGEELGLPRIEDKGKKNISQKKYKYQGVLRNGPESLRNFKRTYKEALKRQISIGDYTNDRPVVIPIKEDKRYRSFRIEEKPEASAAIIYMMDVSGSMGDEQKEIVRLTSFWLNAWLKHNYDNLDTRFIIHDAIAREVDEHTFYHTKESGGTLISSAYKLCEKIITDNYPASEWNIYLFHFSDGDNWSGNDTNECMNLLDGTLLPSSNLFAYGQVESRYGSGQFLKDLEKHYGEQNEKVIMHQIKDRDGIMNALRAFLGKGK; this comes from the coding sequence ATTCAAATGAAAATGGAAACCGATGTTAACCGTTTTAGAAAAATTGTAAGAGGAAAAATTAAGGATAACTTAAAACGGTTTATCTCTTCTGGTGAATTAATTGGGCGCCAAGGAAATAAACAGGTTTCAATTCCATTACCTCGAATAGATTTACCAAGGTTTGAATTCGGTGGGAATCAACAAAGAGGTGTTGGACAAGGTGATGGTGAGCCTGGAGATCCTGTAGGGCAGGGGCAGCAACAACCTGGTGAAGGTGAAGCGGGTCAGAATCCAGGTGAACATAGCATGGAAGTAGATGTAAGCCTTGATGAACTTGCAGGAATTTTAGGGGAAGAATTGGGCCTCCCTAGGATTGAAGATAAAGGGAAAAAAAATATTTCTCAGAAAAAATATAAGTATCAAGGTGTCTTAAGAAATGGACCAGAAAGCTTAAGAAATTTTAAGCGCACTTATAAAGAAGCTTTAAAAAGACAAATCAGTATCGGTGATTATACTAACGACAGACCAGTCGTTATTCCTATCAAAGAAGATAAAAGATACAGAAGTTTTAGAATTGAAGAAAAGCCGGAAGCCAGTGCAGCAATAATTTATATGATGGATGTTTCTGGTTCTATGGGAGATGAACAAAAAGAAATTGTTCGTTTAACCTCATTTTGGCTAAATGCTTGGCTTAAACATAATTATGATAATTTAGATACTCGCTTTATTATTCATGATGCGATAGCAAGAGAAGTTGATGAACATACATTTTATCACACCAAAGAATCAGGTGGTACTTTAATTAGTAGCGCTTATAAACTTTGTGAAAAAATAATTACTGATAATTACCCAGCTTCTGAATGGAATATTTATTTATTTCATTTTTCAGATGGAGATAACTGGAGTGGTAATGATACAAATGAATGTATGAATCTTTTAGATGGTACTTTGTTACCTTCTAGTAACTTATTTGCTTATGGACAAGTGGAAAGTCGCTATGGAAGCGGACAATTCTTAAAAGATTTAGAAAAACATTATGGCGAACAAAATGAAAAGGTCATAATGCATCAGATCAAGGATAGAGATGGGATTATGAACGCGTTACGTGCTTTTTTAGGAAAGGGTAAGTAA
- a CDS encoding metallophosphoesterase: MLSSFNLGVYDLQDSSNNLIIKSLAPSSDRLPLFIVGDVHGCARELFELIEAAKKHISKFQLILVGDLFTKGPDPVGIYEIIQEYGALCIKGNHDWALWSTIQQAQKRSFHTLAEHTKQTLHLIRYHKRAIFDLLCSLPHAYVSTVVSQLKRNEWEREYPLIIVHAGLDATKGLLGSSERMLLTARYVKWDTKGNEKKLTVVPAGYRSEVLNQASQNTQNQKSAISIDKEKERFRWHELHQGPALIVFGHDAKQGLFRKTLPSGRPICVGIDTGCTYGNSLTGYFPEIDLAVQVRAQRKYFDIKKNIILLKPHQTKLVTV, from the coding sequence ATGTTGAGTTCATTTAATTTGGGAGTATATGATTTGCAGGATAGTTCAAATAACTTAATTATAAAAAGTTTAGCCCCTTCATCGGATAGGCTTCCACTTTTTATCGTAGGCGATGTGCATGGTTGCGCTCGCGAGCTTTTTGAACTTATCGAAGCCGCCAAAAAGCATATTTCTAAATTTCAGCTTATTCTTGTTGGTGATTTGTTTACAAAAGGCCCAGATCCAGTTGGAATTTATGAAATTATTCAAGAATATGGGGCTCTTTGTATAAAAGGGAATCACGATTGGGCATTATGGTCAACTATCCAGCAAGCTCAAAAAAGAAGTTTTCACACCTTAGCAGAACATACGAAACAGACCTTACATTTAATTCGCTACCATAAAAGAGCAATTTTTGATTTATTATGTTCATTACCACATGCTTATGTTTCAACAGTGGTTTCGCAATTGAAGCGCAACGAATGGGAAAGAGAATATCCATTAATTATAGTACATGCAGGTCTTGATGCAACTAAAGGATTATTAGGTTCTTCTGAAAGAATGTTGTTAACTGCCCGTTATGTTAAATGGGATACTAAAGGAAATGAAAAAAAACTAACTGTGGTTCCTGCAGGTTATCGTTCTGAAGTACTAAATCAGGCAAGCCAAAATACTCAGAATCAAAAATCAGCAATAAGTATCGACAAAGAAAAAGAGCGTTTTCGTTGGCATGAACTTCATCAAGGGCCAGCATTAATTGTCTTTGGCCATGATGCCAAACAAGGTCTTTTTCGAAAGACATTACCTTCTGGAAGACCAATCTGTGTTGGAATTGATACAGGTTGTACTTATGGTAACAGTTTGACTGGTTATTTTCCAGAAATTGATCTTGCTGTTCAGGTTCGGGCTCAAAGGAAATATTTTGATATTAAAAAAAATATTATTCTACTCAAACCTCATCAAACAAAATTAGTTACGGTTTGA
- a CDS encoding SpoVR family protein produces MVMDPRLTSELTPELKDIVNEIESHARNLGLDFFPTIFEMVDYQQMSEIAAYGGFPTRYPHWRFGMEYERIAKSYEYGLSLIYEMVINNDPCYAYLLRSNSLVDQKTVIAHVYGHCDFFKNNYCFSHTNRKMLDEMANHGSRVRRYIEEVGHDEVENFIDICLSLENLIDQHGPHIRRENKPKEKDNYDESLISPDKLPVPKLPSLRGYMEGYINPDSYVKEQQAKVIQEKEKEKKFPESPIRDVLKFLLDFAPLNSWQRDVLSIVREEAYYFAPQGQTKIMNEGWAVYWHSKILTQLVLKDSEVIDYCDHYAGVVQMSGQRLNPYKLGVELMRHIEKRWNNGQYGLDYILCDDPQIRKNWNKNTNKGIEKLFEVRKFHNDITFLDEFLDEDFCEEARLFTWVQDRRSGQAIIHDRDFKTIKRDLLDAMTNFGQPIIDVADGNFRNRGELLLRHKHQGKDLKIDWAVETLKNIFKIWNRPVNIATIIESENKIVHYDGSEPRIEKGVNLD; encoded by the coding sequence ATGGTAATGGATCCACGTCTCACAAGTGAACTCACTCCTGAATTAAAAGATATTGTAAATGAAATTGAAAGCCATGCAAGAAATTTAGGTTTGGATTTTTTTCCAACTATTTTTGAAATGGTTGATTATCAACAAATGAGTGAAATAGCTGCATATGGCGGTTTTCCTACCAGATATCCGCATTGGCGATTTGGAATGGAATACGAAAGAATTGCGAAAAGTTATGAATATGGGCTTTCATTAATATATGAGATGGTGATAAATAATGACCCTTGTTATGCATATTTATTAAGAAGTAATTCATTAGTAGATCAAAAAACCGTTATCGCCCATGTCTATGGGCACTGTGATTTTTTTAAAAACAATTATTGTTTTTCTCATACTAACAGAAAAATGTTAGATGAAATGGCAAATCATGGAAGTAGAGTAAGGCGTTATATCGAAGAAGTTGGGCATGATGAGGTTGAAAATTTCATAGATATTTGTTTGTCACTAGAAAATTTAATTGATCAACATGGACCACATATTCGAAGAGAAAATAAACCGAAAGAGAAAGATAATTATGATGAAAGTTTAATTTCTCCTGATAAGTTGCCAGTCCCTAAACTTCCTTCGTTACGTGGATACATGGAAGGTTATATTAATCCTGATAGTTACGTTAAGGAGCAGCAAGCAAAAGTTATCCAAGAAAAAGAAAAAGAAAAAAAATTTCCAGAAAGTCCAATACGCGATGTACTAAAATTTTTATTGGATTTTGCGCCTTTAAATTCTTGGCAACGCGATGTTCTATCCATTGTAAGAGAAGAAGCTTATTATTTTGCTCCACAAGGTCAAACTAAAATTATGAATGAGGGTTGGGCGGTCTACTGGCACTCAAAAATTTTAACTCAACTTGTTTTAAAAGATTCTGAAGTGATTGATTATTGTGATCATTATGCTGGTGTGGTGCAAATGTCTGGGCAAAGATTAAACCCTTACAAATTGGGTGTAGAGTTGATGCGACATATTGAAAAGCGTTGGAACAATGGGCAATATGGACTAGATTATATTCTCTGCGATGATCCGCAAATTAGAAAAAATTGGAATAAAAATACGAATAAAGGAATAGAAAAACTATTTGAAGTTAGAAAATTTCATAATGATATCACTTTCCTTGACGAATTTCTTGACGAGGATTTTTGTGAAGAAGCGAGATTGTTTACTTGGGTTCAGGATAGACGATCTGGACAGGCCATTATTCATGATAGAGATTTTAAAACAATTAAAAGAGACTTGCTCGATGCAATGACTAATTTTGGTCAACCTATTATTGATGTTGCAGACGGAAATTTTAGAAATCGTGGTGAATTATTACTAAGACACAAGCATCAAGGTAAAGATTTAAAAATTGATTGGGCTGTAGAAACTTTAAAAAATATTTTTAAAATTTGGAACAGACCTGTTAATATTGCAACGATAATAGAATCTGAAAATAAAATTGTGCATTATGATGGTTCAGAGCCAAGAATAGAAAAAGGTGTTAACTTAGATTAA
- a CDS encoding enoyl-CoA hydratase-related protein: MEDIFYAGNSIKVINAEFGVKKLILNRPDIRNAFNEEMINEIIYVLKELKDIKNIYEMRLLTIEGTGKVFCAGADLNYMRSLADKSHEENLLDAKNLAKMFYEIVNFPTPVISFVHGAAIGGGFGLVACSDYVLTTEETVLATSEVLLGIVPGVISPYIIRKIGVAFASPILLSGKKQSADECLKIGLIHKVTKKENIENEKQEILQHFLQAAPSAARITKELIKNSYPLPNQVQIDFTIEKIAVARSSSEGKAGLTAFFEKKNPSWCDGMQK; encoded by the coding sequence ATGGAAGATATTTTTTATGCTGGAAATTCAATTAAAGTAATAAATGCCGAATTTGGTGTGAAAAAATTAATACTGAATAGACCTGATATTAGAAATGCTTTTAATGAAGAAATGATAAATGAAATAATTTATGTTCTAAAAGAATTAAAAGATATTAAAAATATTTATGAAATGCGTTTACTTACTATCGAAGGTACAGGAAAAGTATTTTGTGCTGGAGCTGACTTAAATTATATGCGATCTTTGGCGGACAAAAGTCATGAAGAAAATCTTTTAGATGCAAAAAATCTTGCAAAAATGTTTTATGAAATAGTAAATTTTCCTACACCAGTTATCAGTTTTGTACATGGCGCAGCTATTGGTGGAGGGTTTGGACTCGTTGCTTGCTCAGATTACGTCCTAACTACTGAAGAAACAGTTTTAGCTACATCAGAAGTCTTGCTTGGGATTGTCCCAGGAGTTATTAGTCCTTACATTATAAGAAAGATAGGTGTTGCCTTTGCTTCACCTATTCTACTCTCAGGAAAAAAACAATCAGCGGATGAATGTTTAAAAATTGGTTTAATTCATAAAGTAACAAAAAAAGAAAATATAGAAAACGAAAAACAGGAAATACTTCAGCATTTTCTTCAAGCAGCTCCTAGTGCAGCCAGAATTACCAAAGAATTAATCAAAAATAGTTATCCGTTACCTAATCAAGTACAAATTGATTTTACAATTGAAAAAATTGCTGTTGCTAGGTCTAGTTCTGAAGGAAAAGCAGGATTAACGGCTTTTTTTGAGAAAAAAAATCCTTCTTGGTGCGATGGGATGCAAAAATGA
- a CDS encoding DUF1446 domain-containing protein, which produces MSKKEFIRIANAGGYWGDDPYALRRQVFGELKLDYISIDFLAEITMSILQKQRSKDPQAGYARDFIVALEPLLEECLNRKIKIITNAGGVNPKACAEALFTLARKKNVNLKVSVIDGDDILSAIPSLRKSGVEFKNMETAELFNNYADKVLCANVYFGALPVAEALKSDPDIVLCGRVTDTGITLGAMMHEFKWKVSDYDKLAHGIVAGHIIECGAQASGGNFTDWQKVPSFIDIGFPIVECYEDGSFYVTKHPNTGGYISCQTIREQLLYEMGSPQSYITPDVIADFSSIQIATNSPERVKVTGIKGRKPTDLLKVSIAYEEGYKCSGSIIISGPDVRAKAEMFARVFWLRLESELKKAGFQSTVDFKNTEYVGDDSTHKGMLKKHDAIEILLRLTVRDHNKDKLNVFRKLLPSLILSGPAGVAVTGGAPTISDIVSYWPALIPQECALPNIRTFEQKKNDEKSIQIQEVLQLEWPITKGTAEIENPPHDPWSPSLVSIMATSRPIKVCLMEIAHARSGDKGDTVNIGLIGRSPECYVWLRENITAEKVNDWFHSLCKGNVTRYLVPNLWALNFLLEQSLGGGGTKSLQIDAQGKTFSQALLRCEVDIPESLLATIQPENRSCAGELVRRNA; this is translated from the coding sequence ATGTCAAAAAAAGAATTTATAAGAATTGCTAACGCCGGTGGATATTGGGGAGATGATCCTTATGCTTTACGTAGGCAAGTTTTTGGTGAATTAAAATTAGATTATATTTCAATAGATTTTCTTGCTGAAATTACAATGAGTATTTTGCAAAAACAAAGATCTAAAGATCCACAAGCTGGATATGCGAGAGATTTCATTGTAGCTTTAGAGCCTTTGTTAGAAGAATGTTTAAATAGGAAAATAAAAATTATTACGAATGCTGGAGGTGTGAATCCAAAAGCATGTGCTGAAGCACTTTTTACTTTAGCCCGAAAAAAGAATGTTAATTTAAAAGTTTCAGTAATTGATGGTGATGACATTTTAAGCGCAATTCCCAGTTTAAGAAAATCGGGAGTTGAGTTTAAAAACATGGAAACAGCAGAACTATTTAACAATTATGCTGATAAAGTTTTGTGTGCAAATGTTTACTTTGGAGCTTTACCAGTTGCTGAAGCCCTAAAAAGCGATCCAGATATTGTTCTTTGCGGAAGAGTAACCGATACTGGCATTACTTTAGGCGCTATGATGCATGAGTTTAAATGGAAAGTTTCAGATTATGATAAGCTCGCGCATGGCATTGTTGCTGGCCATATTATTGAATGTGGTGCTCAAGCTTCAGGAGGAAACTTTACAGATTGGCAGAAGGTTCCAAGTTTTATTGATATTGGATTTCCAATTGTTGAATGTTACGAAGATGGTTCCTTTTATGTAACTAAACATCCCAATACTGGTGGTTATATTAGTTGTCAAACAATCCGTGAACAACTTTTGTATGAAATGGGTTCTCCCCAAAGTTATATTACACCCGATGTTATAGCTGATTTTTCATCTATTCAAATTGCTACAAATTCTCCTGAAAGAGTTAAAGTAACAGGAATTAAAGGCAGAAAACCTACCGATTTGTTAAAGGTAAGTATTGCTTATGAAGAAGGTTATAAATGCTCCGGTTCAATAATTATTTCCGGTCCTGATGTAAGAGCAAAAGCAGAAATGTTTGCACGAGTATTTTGGCTAAGATTAGAAAGTGAATTAAAAAAAGCAGGTTTTCAATCAACAGTTGATTTTAAAAATACTGAATATGTTGGAGATGATAGTACACATAAAGGGATGTTAAAAAAGCATGATGCAATAGAAATTTTATTAAGACTAACTGTCAGAGATCACAATAAAGATAAATTAAATGTTTTCAGAAAATTGTTACCAAGTTTGATATTAAGTGGTCCAGCTGGAGTTGCTGTAACTGGAGGTGCTCCCACAATCTCTGATATTGTAAGTTATTGGCCAGCGTTAATTCCCCAAGAATGTGCATTGCCAAATATTAGGACCTTTGAACAAAAGAAAAATGATGAAAAATCAATTCAAATCCAAGAAGTTCTGCAACTGGAATGGCCTATTACAAAAGGTACAGCCGAAATAGAAAATCCTCCCCATGATCCTTGGAGCCCAAGTTTAGTTAGTATTATGGCAACTTCTCGTCCAATAAAAGTATGTTTAATGGAAATTGCGCATGCTAGAAGTGGTGATAAAGGTGATACCGTAAATATTGGATTAATAGGAAGAAGTCCTGAGTGTTATGTATGGTTAAGAGAAAATATAACAGCTGAAAAAGTGAATGATTGGTTTCATAGTTTATGTAAAGGAAACGTAACAAGATATTTAGTTCCCAATCTTTGGGCTCTAAATTTTTTACTAGAACAATCATTGGGTGGTGGCGGAACAAAAAGTTTACAAATCGATGCTCAGGGTAAAACTTTTAGTCAAGCTTTATTAAGATGTGAAGTCGATATTCCTGAATCCTTACTTGCAACTATTCAACCTGAAAACAGATCTTGTGCAGGTGAACTTGTAAGAAGGAATGCATAA
- a CDS encoding response regulator: MQKVVIILDDTEEIHLITKKILESMDLKVVCCYNAEDLISQILAHIHDVALVLLDIYMPDKNGFMVMHSLKDRFQKRRFKIVFFTSIKEKKYILQGMSLKADGYIIKPFKNDEFKEKILKLINEPFQQL; the protein is encoded by the coding sequence ATGCAAAAAGTCGTTATTATTCTTGATGATACAGAAGAAATACATTTGATAACAAAAAAAATACTTGAATCTATGGATTTGAAAGTCGTTTGTTGCTACAATGCAGAAGACTTAATCTCACAAATACTTGCACATATTCATGATGTAGCACTTGTCTTGCTAGATATTTATATGCCAGATAAAAATGGTTTTATGGTTATGCATAGTTTAAAAGATAGATTTCAAAAGCGACGTTTTAAAATTGTTTTTTTTACTTCAATAAAAGAAAAGAAATATATCTTACAAGGTATGAGTTTAAAAGCTGACGGCTATATCATTAAACCATTTAAAAACGATGAATTTAAAGAAAAAATTTTAAAACTAATCAATGAACCATTTCAACAATTATGA
- a CDS encoding acyl-CoA dehydrogenase family protein: MTTYHNNAQEIREVIQTVRAFAAKELAPYADELDREERLAPGIFRRLGELGILGLTCPEEFGGAKLGAVSVVAVMEELSYACPGTCLSYLAHSLLFVHNLSQNGSPEQLVRYLPNCISGEMIGGMAMTEPGAGSDAIGLQTRAVKKEDHYVLNGSKMFITNGPIADVFLVYARTSEDRMGLSTFIVERGFPGFSVGKKLSKMGMRASPTGELVFKDCIVPVENLIGEEGSSVKHMMKNLDIERVGLGAMSLGIARACLDHSLKYAQERQQFSENIINFQAISEKIANMYIGYRAARAFMYEAAQVIEEGRRANQEAAAAKVFASEMATKVALDAIQVLGGYGYIREFPVERLMRDAKLLEIGGGTSEILRNIIVKEFVRKSGK, from the coding sequence ATGACAACCTATCATAACAATGCACAAGAGATTCGAGAAGTTATACAAACTGTTAGAGCTTTTGCCGCAAAAGAGCTGGCTCCTTATGCAGATGAACTGGATAGAGAAGAAAGACTCGCGCCTGGGATTTTTAGGCGATTAGGAGAATTGGGAATTTTAGGGCTTACTTGTCCCGAAGAATTTGGGGGAGCTAAACTTGGAGCTGTATCAGTAGTCGCTGTTATGGAAGAACTTAGTTATGCTTGTCCAGGTACATGTCTAAGTTATTTAGCGCATTCTCTTTTATTTGTGCATAATCTCTCGCAAAATGGTTCTCCCGAACAGCTCGTTCGCTATCTACCTAACTGTATTTCTGGGGAAATGATTGGCGGAATGGCAATGACTGAGCCAGGAGCAGGCTCCGATGCAATAGGATTACAAACTAGGGCAGTAAAAAAAGAAGATCACTATGTTTTGAATGGTTCTAAAATGTTTATTACTAATGGCCCTATAGCAGATGTTTTTCTTGTTTATGCAAGAACTAGTGAAGATAGAATGGGGCTTTCAACCTTCATAGTAGAACGAGGATTTCCTGGTTTTTCTGTTGGTAAAAAACTTTCAAAAATGGGAATGAGGGCAAGTCCAACTGGAGAATTGGTTTTCAAAGATTGTATAGTTCCAGTTGAAAACCTTATTGGTGAAGAAGGTTCGTCTGTTAAACATATGATGAAGAACTTAGACATAGAGAGGGTTGGATTAGGAGCTATGTCTCTAGGTATAGCCAGAGCCTGCTTAGATCATTCCTTGAAGTACGCGCAAGAGCGTCAACAATTTTCGGAAAATATTATTAACTTTCAAGCAATTAGTGAGAAAATAGCAAATATGTATATCGGCTATCGGGCGGCAAGAGCATTTATGTATGAGGCAGCTCAGGTGATAGAAGAAGGTCGGAGAGCAAATCAGGAAGCTGCTGCTGCAAAAGTATTTGCCTCAGAAATGGCTACAAAAGTTGCTTTAGATGCTATTCAAGTTTTAGGTGGCTATGGTTATATTCGTGAATTTCCTGTTGAGAGACTTATGCGAGATGCGAAGTTGTTAGAAATTGGTGGAGGAACTAGCGAAATTTTGCGAAACATTATTGTTAAAGAATTTGTTCGTAAAAGTGGCAAATAA